In Mycolicibacterium phocaicum, one DNA window encodes the following:
- a CDS encoding restriction endonuclease subunit S — translation MIGSVARVPDSVAIGRLTQDTVKLIFRDVDKSFERYLYWLLRTPDYRIYCAARASGSAVAALSRADFLAYPVPQLTKSRSAIVGLLEVIEDKIESNRRLATSASSLVDSMAARLTIDTETKPYSLSELVDFNRVTLRPGTPSSTIHYVDIASVTPGEITEVSGTTWAQAPSRARRGVADGDVIYSTVRPGRRSFAQILDPDPRTVVSTGFAVMTPSDRFGSSLLTTIAGSPDFASYLESVAHGSAYPAVSIAAMGNYLVNVPIDETLVAEFESETMPLRRKVHQARRESSQLVCLRDALLPELLAGRIRVPAAAQAIA, via the coding sequence ATGATCGGCTCTGTCGCGCGTGTTCCCGATTCAGTCGCGATTGGCCGCCTGACGCAGGACACCGTAAAGCTCATCTTCCGCGATGTCGACAAGTCCTTCGAGCGTTACTTGTACTGGTTGCTCCGTACGCCTGACTACCGAATCTATTGCGCCGCAAGAGCATCGGGCAGCGCTGTCGCCGCGCTAAGTCGCGCGGATTTCCTCGCATATCCGGTTCCGCAGTTGACCAAATCACGAAGCGCGATCGTAGGGCTACTGGAGGTGATCGAAGACAAGATCGAGTCGAACCGCCGCCTCGCCACAAGCGCTTCCTCACTGGTCGATTCGATGGCTGCGCGTCTAACAATAGATACGGAAACGAAGCCGTACTCGCTGAGCGAACTGGTCGACTTCAACCGAGTGACATTGCGACCAGGCACGCCTAGCTCGACGATTCACTACGTCGACATTGCGTCGGTGACTCCCGGCGAGATCACGGAAGTATCTGGCACGACATGGGCACAAGCACCCAGCCGAGCGCGACGAGGCGTGGCAGATGGTGATGTCATCTATTCGACAGTCCGTCCGGGCCGCCGATCATTCGCACAAATTTTGGACCCGGATCCGCGCACTGTCGTCTCCACTGGATTCGCCGTAATGACACCATCGGACCGATTCGGTAGCTCACTGCTGACCACTATCGCCGGTTCGCCAGACTTCGCCTCATACTTGGAATCGGTCGCTCACGGAAGCGCGTATCCGGCAGTGAGTATTGCGGCGATGGGTAACTACCTGGTCAACGTGCCCATCGATGAGACGCTCGTTGCGGAGTTCGAGTCGGAGACGATGCCGCTCCGCCGAAAGGTTCACCAGGCTCGTCGTGAGTCGTCCCAGTTAGTGTGCCTTCGCGACGCCCTCCTCCCAGAGCTCCTCGCCGGCCGCATCCGCGTCCCCGCAGCCGCCCAGGCCATCGCATGA
- a CDS encoding TIR domain-containing protein encodes MADQHNVFISHRHEDDALVGQLKTLLSKNGADVRDSSVTSNTPNDANSESYIKQILADRIKWAGKIIVIISPDTKNHEWVSWEIEYANRYPDKRIIGVWAPGAAGADMPPELDEYADAVVGWNSEAIIDALNGNDNWQGPDGATVPPRSIKRLAC; translated from the coding sequence ATGGCCGATCAGCACAACGTATTCATCAGTCACCGTCACGAGGACGATGCCCTGGTCGGTCAGCTCAAGACCCTCCTATCGAAAAACGGGGCCGATGTCCGGGACTCCTCCGTCACGAGCAACACCCCGAACGACGCCAATTCAGAGTCCTACATCAAACAAATCCTCGCCGACCGCATCAAGTGGGCCGGGAAGATCATTGTGATCATCTCCCCGGACACCAAGAACCACGAATGGGTCAGCTGGGAGATCGAGTACGCCAACCGGTACCCCGACAAACGCATCATCGGTGTGTGGGCCCCGGGAGCCGCCGGAGCCGACATGCCGCCCGAGCTCGACGAGTACGCGGACGCCGTCGTCGGCTGGAACAGTGAGGCGATCATTGACGCGCTCAACGGCAATGACAACTGGCAGGGACCCGACGGCGCGACAGTGCCTCCCCGGTCTATCAAGCGGCTCGCCTGCTAA
- a CDS encoding Nmad2 family putative nucleotide modification protein, which translates to MRLFSYVVRYDFGFAPNPFEGWCTVAACKPDIRRAAKVGDWVVGTGSAQKKLAGKLVYAMRVEEVLTFDDYWKDSRFSRKIPTDQGAVKRAYGDNIYRHADDGSWLQADSRHSLDGGVPNPGHIATDTSVDSVLISSHFTYFGGDGIDVPTHLRESFGIDLVQRGRGHRCRFPDELVTAAVSWLDGLDRGILGRPADWKRSTGAVTAAARRAAATPT; encoded by the coding sequence TTGCGCCTCTTCAGTTACGTCGTCCGCTACGACTTCGGATTCGCTCCCAACCCATTCGAGGGGTGGTGCACCGTCGCGGCCTGCAAGCCCGACATTCGACGTGCTGCCAAGGTAGGCGACTGGGTAGTCGGGACAGGCTCGGCGCAGAAAAAGTTGGCCGGGAAGCTCGTGTACGCGATGCGGGTCGAGGAGGTCTTGACTTTCGACGACTACTGGAAGGACTCCCGGTTCTCCCGCAAGATTCCGACAGATCAAGGTGCAGTGAAGCGCGCCTACGGCGACAACATCTACCGCCACGCCGACGACGGTTCGTGGCTGCAGGCAGACTCACGGCACAGCCTTGATGGCGGCGTTCCAAATCCCGGACATATCGCCACTGACACCTCAGTTGACTCTGTTCTGATCTCATCGCACTTCACCTACTTCGGCGGCGACGGAATCGACGTTCCAACCCACCTACGCGAAAGCTTCGGTATTGATTTGGTCCAACGTGGACGCGGGCATCGTTGCAGGTTCCCCGACGAACTTGTTACAGCCGCCGTCTCTTGGCTCGACGGGCTCGATCGCGGCATTCTGGGCCGCCCAGCAGACTGGAAGCGATCAACCGGCGCCGTGACGGCCGCGGCACGTAGAGCGGCAGCTACGCCGACGTGA
- a CDS encoding GntR family transcriptional regulator, with protein sequence MADAERTPQGDSTASRQVEAALRAAIESGDLGPGDKLPSERQLAVTYDVARNTAREAVRQLAKSGLVTAEHGRGVFVRSAPRLMRFGQRRYSRKLREETGLSPFHAEVRAQDRVPNAFLANIERVVPPKAIAERLRISADAKSAVRRENWYFADSEPMQIGITYIPWDVAKGSVLARNDELGVGDLYARFEDKGHLITYTREEVTARMPTPEEARGLMMPEGVPVLVVLHTGLDQDKRPFEVTEFIMRADYTGLDYTMKVDE encoded by the coding sequence GTGGCTGACGCAGAAAGAACTCCGCAAGGTGACTCCACCGCCAGCCGGCAGGTGGAGGCGGCGCTGCGTGCTGCGATTGAGTCGGGAGATTTAGGGCCGGGGGACAAGCTGCCTTCGGAGCGGCAGCTCGCAGTGACATACGACGTGGCACGTAATACGGCGCGCGAGGCCGTCAGGCAGCTCGCAAAATCTGGTTTGGTCACCGCCGAGCATGGTCGGGGTGTATTCGTCCGGTCTGCGCCGCGTCTGATGCGATTCGGGCAGCGACGCTACTCGCGTAAGTTGCGCGAAGAAACAGGGTTGTCGCCGTTCCACGCCGAAGTGCGTGCGCAGGACCGTGTGCCTAATGCGTTCTTGGCCAATATCGAGCGCGTTGTGCCTCCGAAAGCGATTGCCGAACGTCTGCGGATCAGTGCGGACGCGAAAAGTGCTGTGCGAAGGGAGAATTGGTACTTCGCGGACTCTGAACCCATGCAGATCGGCATCACGTACATCCCATGGGATGTCGCCAAGGGTTCTGTCTTGGCGCGCAACGATGAACTCGGAGTTGGCGACCTCTACGCGCGATTCGAGGACAAGGGCCATCTCATCACCTACACGCGCGAAGAAGTGACAGCTCGGATGCCGACCCCAGAGGAAGCGCGGGGACTGATGATGCCCGAGGGTGTCCCCGTCCTCGTGGTGTTGCACACCGGACTTGATCAGGACAAGCGACCGTTCGAGGTCACCGAATTCATCATGCGGGCCGACTACACCGGTCTCGACTACACCATGAAGGTGGATGAATGA
- a CDS encoding nucleoside triphosphate pyrophosphohydrolase family protein codes for MDLNDYQALALQTDVRPQRELEDTVVHLLGLAGEAGSVAAEYKKHLRDGKAHGAWRERMAEELGDVLWYLAAIADRLDLRLADIAAANLAKTRARWIPGFPAPFDESFPENERLPRSGVYEFRAVPETEVSRPSVDLFFNGLKVGDRLTDASDSPDGYRFHDVFHLAFATFLGWSPLTRALLGRKRRSDRIVDENQDGGRAVVLEEGISALAFAYGAEHGLLDGVEHVDQSLIGAIDSASANVEVADRTGADWERAILAGFKVFRELLAHDGGFVAFDADAGQLEFMSEKPVTSD; via the coding sequence GTGGATCTGAACGACTACCAGGCGTTAGCGTTACAGACCGACGTCCGGCCACAGCGGGAACTCGAAGACACGGTCGTTCACCTGCTTGGCCTAGCAGGCGAAGCAGGCTCGGTCGCCGCCGAATACAAGAAGCATCTGCGCGACGGCAAGGCACATGGCGCCTGGCGCGAGCGCATGGCAGAGGAACTGGGCGATGTCCTGTGGTACCTCGCCGCAATCGCCGACCGGCTGGATCTGAGACTCGCCGACATAGCGGCGGCCAATCTCGCCAAGACTCGGGCACGTTGGATTCCTGGCTTCCCCGCTCCCTTCGACGAATCGTTCCCCGAGAACGAGCGACTTCCACGTTCGGGTGTCTACGAATTCCGGGCCGTGCCCGAGACTGAAGTCTCGCGCCCATCCGTTGATCTATTTTTCAACGGCCTGAAGGTCGGCGATCGACTTACTGATGCGTCGGATTCACCCGACGGATACAGGTTTCATGACGTATTCCACCTTGCTTTTGCCACATTCCTCGGCTGGTCACCGTTGACGCGCGCGCTGCTCGGCCGCAAACGTCGAAGTGATCGGATCGTCGATGAGAACCAAGACGGCGGACGTGCGGTGGTGTTGGAGGAGGGTATTTCCGCGCTTGCGTTTGCCTACGGCGCCGAACACGGACTGCTCGACGGCGTCGAACACGTAGACCAGTCGCTCATAGGCGCCATCGACAGCGCTTCAGCCAACGTCGAGGTTGCGGATAGAACTGGCGCCGACTGGGAACGAGCGATCCTGGCCGGCTTCAAGGTGTTTCGCGAATTGCTGGCTCATGACGGCGGCTTTGTAGCATTCGACGCCGACGCTGGCCAACTCGAGTTCATGTCCGAGAAGCCCGTGACCTCGGACTAA
- a CDS encoding GNAT family N-acetyltransferase yields MNDVVIRRRCQADLAALADVLVRVHARDGYPVEGVDNPEAWIAPPAELAAWVAVYGAEVIGHVALANARDTDDAAMLWQRATGGQISRLAILARLFVDPRYRNVGAGSLLMKAARAFADEHDLAVAFDVMLKDRDAIRLYEKLGYQRLGTVGHEHSGGKAEAAAVYFLPSNHPTN; encoded by the coding sequence ATGAACGACGTAGTCATCCGTCGCCGCTGCCAGGCGGACCTTGCCGCACTCGCCGACGTTCTCGTTCGCGTCCATGCTCGTGACGGATATCCGGTTGAAGGGGTCGACAATCCCGAAGCGTGGATCGCGCCGCCGGCGGAACTCGCCGCATGGGTCGCTGTGTATGGTGCGGAGGTCATCGGCCACGTGGCGTTGGCCAATGCACGCGACACCGACGATGCGGCGATGCTCTGGCAACGTGCCACCGGTGGGCAGATCAGTCGATTAGCAATCCTCGCAAGGCTTTTCGTTGATCCACGCTACCGCAATGTTGGCGCTGGATCGCTTCTTATGAAGGCTGCGCGTGCGTTCGCCGACGAACATGATTTGGCGGTGGCGTTTGATGTGATGCTCAAAGATCGCGACGCAATCCGACTCTACGAGAAGCTCGGTTATCAACGTCTCGGGACGGTTGGCCATGAGCACAGTGGCGGCAAGGCTGAAGCGGCTGCCGTCTATTTTCTACCTAGCAATCACCCCACGAATTAA
- a CDS encoding type I restriction endonuclease subunit R, whose product MTMFNESTVEDAALDYLRALGYSTAFGPNLAPEGSQPERTTFEQIYLYDRLRVAAGRINPEHRDLVDEAIKRVERAESQSEVSENSRVHKLLIHGIPIEYRDSDGSVRTISIKLIDFDNPANNDWLAVNQFTIVGNKNRRPDVLVFVNGIPLALLELKNLANEHATLRNAWNQVQTYRKDIPAVFVPNAVTVISDGISAAMSSFAGSFEHYAPWKTIDGREVVSGVPALEVLIKGVFEPSRFLDIVKNFIVFSEETVTDKKSGQKTSVLIKRVAKYHQYWAVNSAVESTVEAAGPDGDRRGGVVWHTQGSGKSIEMLLYAAKIMRDERMSNPTLVFLTDRNDLDDQLFGEVFAPADILPEKPTQADSRADLRTLLRRVSGGIIFTTLQKFAPEQGDDANPVLTDRRNVVVVADEAHRSQYGFSETLSRDGTLKAGLAKHMRDALPGATFLGFTGTPIESTDKSTRAVFGDYIDVYDLTRAVEDGATVKIFYESRLAKVALSDDDLASLDELADEITEKVEQDVADKAKSRWARLEAIVGAEERLDLIARDIVEHWEKRREAMLGKAMVVTMSRRIAVRLYEKIVALHPDWHNTDPAKGKIKVVMTGSAADPAEFQPHIYSKDVRKDLKARAKNPDDPLELVIVRDMWLTGFDAPSMHTMYVDKTMQGAGLMQAIARVNRTFRDKPGGLIVDYIGVFANLQQALVEYSPSDRDQAGVPIEELVNVMLEKHDIIRGLLHGCDFNSSPELSAAQRLSEHAKVLDFVMADPDRTQRFLDQVLALAKAYALCGSRDEAAAIRNDARLFADVRAAILKIQNPDAGRGGSGAVEIDTAIGQLVNEAVAADEVVDIYKLAGVETPELSILSDEFLDSLAHKDKPNLQMGLLRRLLNDQIKTISRTNLVQSRKFSEQLEEAINKYTNRSLTTAEIIAELVKLAKEMRDQSQRHTQLGLSEAEAAFYDAIVQNDAAVLQMGDDTLKKIAVDIVWSVRNSVSIDWQYKESVRAAMRTKVRRLLAKYDYPPDMEDKAIELVLAQAELFAGAA is encoded by the coding sequence ATGACGATGTTCAACGAGTCCACCGTCGAGGACGCGGCACTCGATTACCTTCGCGCACTTGGATATTCGACGGCTTTCGGCCCCAACCTCGCTCCAGAAGGCAGTCAGCCAGAGCGGACCACGTTTGAGCAGATCTATCTGTACGACCGCCTGCGCGTCGCTGCAGGCCGGATCAACCCCGAGCACCGCGACCTTGTCGACGAAGCGATCAAACGCGTCGAACGTGCCGAGAGCCAGAGTGAGGTATCCGAGAATTCTCGCGTTCACAAGCTGCTAATCCATGGCATACCAATCGAATACCGCGACTCCGACGGTTCGGTGCGCACCATATCTATCAAGCTCATCGACTTCGACAACCCGGCGAACAACGATTGGCTGGCTGTCAACCAGTTCACGATTGTCGGCAATAAGAACCGCCGCCCAGACGTGCTGGTGTTTGTTAACGGCATACCGCTCGCGCTGCTTGAACTCAAGAACCTCGCCAACGAGCACGCCACACTCAGGAACGCCTGGAATCAGGTGCAGACCTACCGCAAAGACATTCCCGCTGTGTTCGTACCCAACGCCGTGACCGTCATCAGTGACGGCATCAGCGCAGCGATGAGTTCGTTCGCCGGCAGCTTCGAGCACTACGCACCCTGGAAGACGATCGACGGCCGTGAGGTGGTCTCCGGCGTTCCCGCGCTTGAAGTCCTCATCAAAGGCGTCTTTGAGCCGTCACGCTTCCTCGACATCGTGAAGAACTTCATCGTCTTCAGCGAAGAAACCGTCACCGACAAGAAGTCGGGCCAGAAGACGAGCGTCCTGATCAAGCGCGTGGCAAAGTACCACCAGTACTGGGCCGTGAACTCGGCAGTCGAGTCGACCGTCGAAGCCGCCGGTCCGGACGGTGACCGCCGCGGCGGCGTCGTCTGGCACACCCAGGGCTCGGGCAAGTCGATCGAGATGTTGCTCTACGCCGCCAAGATCATGCGCGATGAGCGGATGAGCAATCCGACACTCGTATTCCTCACAGACAGAAACGATCTCGATGACCAGCTGTTTGGAGAAGTGTTCGCGCCCGCCGACATCCTGCCTGAGAAACCCACCCAGGCCGATTCCCGCGCCGACCTGCGCACGCTGCTGCGCCGCGTCTCAGGCGGCATCATCTTCACCACGCTGCAGAAGTTCGCGCCCGAGCAGGGCGACGACGCCAACCCTGTCCTGACCGACCGGCGCAACGTCGTCGTGGTCGCCGACGAAGCACACCGCTCGCAATACGGTTTCAGCGAAACACTCTCGCGCGACGGCACTTTGAAGGCCGGCCTGGCCAAGCACATGCGCGATGCGCTGCCCGGTGCGACGTTCCTGGGCTTCACCGGCACGCCCATCGAGTCGACCGACAAGTCGACACGTGCCGTGTTCGGTGACTACATCGACGTCTACGACCTCACCCGCGCAGTCGAGGACGGCGCGACGGTCAAGATTTTCTACGAGTCACGCCTGGCCAAGGTCGCACTCAGCGACGACGATTTGGCCAGCCTCGACGAGCTGGCCGACGAAATCACCGAGAAGGTGGAACAAGACGTTGCCGACAAAGCAAAGTCACGCTGGGCCCGCCTCGAAGCGATCGTCGGTGCCGAAGAACGCCTCGACCTCATAGCCCGCGACATCGTCGAGCATTGGGAGAAGCGTCGAGAGGCAATGCTCGGCAAAGCCATGGTCGTCACCATGAGCCGACGTATCGCCGTGCGGCTATACGAGAAAATTGTTGCGCTGCACCCTGATTGGCACAATACCGACCCCGCCAAGGGCAAGATCAAAGTCGTCATGACCGGTTCGGCTGCAGACCCTGCCGAGTTCCAACCACACATCTACTCGAAGGACGTCCGCAAGGACCTCAAGGCACGCGCCAAGAATCCCGACGATCCGCTGGAACTCGTCATCGTCCGCGATATGTGGCTCACTGGGTTCGACGCCCCGTCGATGCACACCATGTACGTCGACAAGACCATGCAGGGCGCCGGGCTCATGCAGGCCATCGCCCGCGTCAACCGCACCTTTCGCGACAAGCCCGGCGGCTTGATCGTCGACTACATCGGCGTCTTCGCCAACCTGCAGCAGGCACTCGTTGAATACTCCCCCAGCGACCGCGATCAAGCTGGCGTGCCGATCGAGGAACTCGTCAATGTCATGCTTGAGAAGCACGATATTATTCGCGGCTTGCTGCACGGCTGCGACTTCAACTCCAGCCCGGAATTGTCAGCAGCGCAACGACTTTCCGAGCATGCTAAAGTCCTTGACTTCGTCATGGCCGACCCCGACCGTACCCAACGCTTCCTGGACCAGGTACTCGCGTTGGCCAAGGCGTACGCGCTCTGCGGCTCTCGCGACGAGGCGGCCGCGATCCGCAACGATGCGCGACTGTTTGCCGACGTGCGCGCCGCGATCCTGAAAATTCAGAACCCCGATGCCGGGCGTGGTGGATCGGGTGCCGTCGAAATCGACACGGCCATCGGGCAACTTGTGAACGAAGCCGTCGCCGCCGACGAGGTGGTCGACATCTACAAGCTCGCCGGCGTAGAGACTCCGGAGCTGTCAATCCTTTCCGATGAGTTCCTCGACTCGCTAGCCCACAAGGACAAGCCGAACCTCCAGATGGGTCTACTGCGGAGGCTGCTCAACGATCAGATCAAGACGATTTCGCGCACGAATCTCGTTCAGAGCCGCAAGTTCTCAGAGCAACTCGAAGAAGCGATCAATAAATATACGAACCGATCGTTGACGACGGCCGAGATCATCGCCGAGCTCGTGAAGCTCGCCAAGGAAATGCGCGACCAATCCCAACGCCACACCCAGCTCGGGCTCAGCGAGGCTGAGGCTGCGTTCTACGACGCGATCGTGCAGAACGATGCGGCCGTGCTGCAGATGGGAGACGACACCCTCAAGAAGATCGCCGTCGATATCGTCTGGTCCGTCCGCAACAGTGTGTCGATCGACTGGCAATACAAGGAATCGGTTCGCGCCGCGATGCGCACCAAAGTCCGTCGCCTTCTTGCGAAATACGACTATCCGCCTGACATGGAAGACAAGGCGATCGAGTTGGTTTTGGCGCAAGCGGAATTGTTCGCTGGTGCCGCCTAG
- a CDS encoding nucleotide kinase domain-containing protein, with translation MAARSVRPETIKISGRTLRPTPVFDTYWRFASERQAIYEARLGEQGAPWTADPILTNFRFTNCYRASDRVSQFLIQRVAYAGDQSADETTFRVLLFKFFNRISTWELLENELDDLRWSDFDLDHFDQILSDTFDRGHRLYSAAYVIPPPRLGASRKHTNHLRLLQSMMEDDLPARLQDSPSMRHAFDLLRSYPTMGDFLAFQMLIDLNYSTLLDFDEMDYVVAGPGARDGIRKCFGAEARGVEHDVIRYMADAQHEHFARLGLDFAGLNGRPLQLIDCQNLFCEVDKYARVAHPEFQGLSGRSRIKQKFAPVTDRLTAWFPPKWGINAPSVTIAPVSHQEPAWI, from the coding sequence ATGGCAGCGAGGTCAGTTCGACCGGAGACGATCAAGATTTCGGGGCGCACCCTGCGGCCTACTCCCGTATTCGATACCTACTGGCGATTTGCCTCTGAACGCCAAGCCATCTACGAGGCTCGCCTGGGAGAGCAAGGCGCTCCCTGGACAGCAGACCCGATCCTTACGAACTTTCGATTCACGAACTGTTACCGAGCCTCCGACCGCGTGAGCCAGTTCCTGATCCAACGCGTCGCCTACGCCGGCGACCAATCTGCCGACGAGACGACTTTCCGAGTTCTGCTCTTCAAGTTCTTCAACCGAATCAGCACTTGGGAGCTGCTGGAAAACGAACTAGACGACCTACGATGGAGCGACTTCGATCTCGATCATTTCGACCAGATCCTCAGCGACACGTTCGATCGCGGTCACCGCCTGTACTCGGCTGCCTATGTCATTCCGCCACCCCGTTTGGGAGCAAGCAGGAAGCACACCAATCACCTGCGTCTCCTCCAATCAATGATGGAAGACGACCTCCCAGCTCGGCTTCAGGACTCACCGTCCATGAGGCACGCATTCGATCTGCTCCGCTCATACCCCACCATGGGAGACTTCCTCGCCTTCCAGATGCTCATCGACCTCAACTATTCGACGTTGCTCGACTTTGACGAAATGGACTACGTCGTCGCTGGCCCGGGAGCTCGTGACGGCATTCGTAAATGCTTCGGCGCTGAGGCGCGGGGCGTCGAGCACGACGTCATCCGCTACATGGCAGACGCCCAACACGAGCACTTTGCTCGTCTCGGTCTTGACTTCGCCGGGCTCAACGGGCGCCCGTTACAACTCATCGACTGTCAGAACCTCTTCTGCGAGGTAGACAAGTACGCGCGAGTCGCACACCCAGAGTTTCAAGGTCTGAGCGGTCGATCCCGCATCAAGCAGAAGTTCGCGCCAGTCACGGATCGCCTGACTGCATGGTTTCCTCCCAAGTGGGGTATCAACGCACCCTCTGTGACCATCGCCCCTGTCTCACACCAAGAGCCAGCGTGGATCTGA
- a CDS encoding toll/interleukin-1 receptor domain-containing protein, whose product MPVPPILDVYVVWHPGDVAGEGIFRRLHDHFHSPTYSGLAGGAVEVYGRSASWQPGMSAPRPLLLPGVASGVVQPAQFAAVIPVVGLALRDAAETDQTWADYIRACVGANGSEVAVLPVLAPGGVNLNGSVLGTALSSIMRLPDESASVAGLLERSVGQAIAQLAAGTANRIKVFVSHAKHNSLGEDALPGPPVFEQVRAIIANSKLTEFFDAHDLQPGSDWAADLKREARSCALLMVRTDRYASREWTQREVLVAKRNDVPIVGLMALSDGESRGSFLMDHVPTVPLARADSAASIEKALDKLVDEVLKRALWTAQSSYISAHGFDWLPVHAPEPVTAVEWLTRHKAEDADDEHLWIIHPDPPLGAEERAVVDEMCTLAGFDGRVDVLTPRTFALRGGEVSYGQ is encoded by the coding sequence ATGCCGGTGCCTCCAATCCTCGATGTGTACGTTGTCTGGCACCCAGGAGACGTGGCTGGCGAGGGCATCTTCCGGCGACTGCACGACCACTTCCACTCCCCGACCTACTCCGGCCTCGCGGGCGGTGCGGTGGAGGTGTATGGGCGCAGTGCCAGCTGGCAGCCCGGTATGTCGGCCCCACGTCCATTGCTGTTGCCAGGCGTCGCGTCCGGAGTTGTCCAACCGGCACAGTTTGCAGCAGTGATTCCGGTGGTGGGCCTTGCTCTCAGGGACGCGGCCGAAACCGACCAGACTTGGGCCGACTACATCAGGGCTTGCGTAGGTGCCAACGGATCTGAAGTTGCGGTTCTCCCGGTGCTCGCGCCCGGTGGCGTCAACTTGAATGGATCGGTGCTTGGAACGGCCTTGTCCTCGATCATGCGCCTCCCGGACGAATCAGCCAGCGTTGCGGGTCTCCTCGAACGCAGTGTTGGCCAGGCCATCGCACAATTGGCCGCTGGGACAGCGAACAGGATCAAAGTTTTCGTGAGCCATGCGAAGCACAATTCGTTGGGAGAGGATGCGCTACCCGGGCCGCCGGTATTTGAACAGGTCCGTGCGATCATCGCCAACAGCAAACTCACCGAATTCTTCGACGCCCACGACCTGCAACCTGGAAGCGATTGGGCGGCCGACTTGAAGCGGGAGGCACGGTCATGCGCGTTGCTGATGGTCCGGACGGACAGGTATGCGAGTCGGGAGTGGACCCAGCGTGAGGTCTTGGTGGCTAAGCGTAATGATGTACCGATTGTCGGCCTCATGGCGCTTTCTGATGGTGAGTCTCGTGGCTCCTTTCTAATGGATCACGTTCCGACCGTGCCCCTTGCTCGTGCTGACTCAGCCGCATCAATCGAGAAGGCACTCGACAAGCTTGTCGACGAAGTTCTCAAGCGCGCCTTGTGGACGGCGCAGTCCTCGTACATCAGTGCGCACGGGTTCGACTGGTTGCCAGTACATGCGCCCGAGCCGGTCACCGCTGTCGAATGGCTGACACGCCACAAAGCCGAAGACGCCGATGACGAGCACCTCTGGATCATCCACCCCGATCCGCCACTCGGCGCAGAAGAGCGAGCCGTCGTTGATGAGATGTGCACACTCGCCGGGTTCGACGGACGTGTTGACGTGCTAACTCCGAGAACGTTCGCGCTCCGCGGGGGTGAGGTGTCGTATGGTCAATGA